DNA from Thunnus maccoyii chromosome 21, fThuMac1.1, whole genome shotgun sequence:
TATTCCTTCAGATGTTCTCAGTATTGATGGTTTCTTTGTATCTTGAGATCTTTTGATACTGACTGGATTCAAACCTGCACTGATTGCAATTGAAAGTTCTCATAATcagttgaaaataagaaacagccacagtggtGATGATTTGGGacataaatgtgatttattaacCCTTAAAGTTCCAACATTACACATATTCATTAATCTCACAGCTGCATGTTCCAGTATTTAATGAGTCAAACAGGATACGTCTTCAACTTATATGATTCATTTACAGAACAGAGCACAGAGTTGACCTGGAAATGAAACCTTTTGTTCAAACATTATGAAAACACAGAATTTAGTTGTTTGATTTCAAAGCCTGAATTCTGCTGCAGCACAGTGTTGTGAGTTTTAAGATTcttacaaaacatttaatgataAAGAAACACCTGAGAACTGAAGATGTTGGAGGGAGACTTTCTGCTACTGTAAGTTCAGCTCTGTTGAAAGACACCGATCCACCTCACAGAGAGCAGTGATCAGAGCTGAACTGGCGTCTCTTCCTTTTCCTCGCACCATGTCGATAACCTGTCGTGCtttctctgctctgttcagTGTTCCGGCAGACtccatttcatcatcatttatgacCCCACGCTGCAGGAGTTTATCCAGCAGCTGGTGTATAACAGGTTCAGACACACCCTCAATAAACTGTGTCCGAACAGACTTCAGCTTTGTTTCTGCAGGGACACTCTGAGTTTCTGCCGGACCAGGACCTGGAAGATGAAGAAGTACCTGTGTTCAATAACCAGCTGAGAGCTCATAGAGGTGACAAGAACAGGACCAAAATAAAATGCTGCacccacagagcagcagcaggagctctGATTTAGAGCTACAAATcagaattattttcattactgaacACCACAACATTTTGTAGGCTGACACAGAGCTGTGGGTGCCATTCCGAAGGCTTCCTTTTTTGCTGGATCATCCAGTGAACAGCAGTCATTGAGTACTATTTCAAATGTGACAACACGACCAATAAAACAATTCTTGTTTTTTGCCCCTTGTTTACCATATGATGATGTTGATAGGTCAGATTTTTTGAGTGGCAGTGCATTCCACAAATGCAAGATTGTGAgcagctcctcctctttcactcagtctacagtctgtgctgctgcacagaggaacagaagccTATTGTCCGCTAGTTAGCTGCCTTTAATGCAAGTTAAGATAAAAACCCTGGTGAAGCAAAGCAGTTTGCTTAACTTTGTCACAAAAAGATGTtgtgaggagcaggaggaagagaattCAGCTCAAGTTGAGTGATCATTCTCAACCCAGACACCTcccccctgtgtgtgtgtgtgtgtgtgtgtgtgtgtgtggtttatgtgCCGCTGTGCAAAGTTCAGGTGTCATTTTCAACATTACTGAgcactagtgcagtgcctgttcagaacaggcTGGTTTCGCAATACCTAAAGATTACAGTGTGTGTCCCATAAACTGTCCATAAGCTGTCCATATTTCCACTTCTTGACTTcacgggcagaagaagaagcaaatcaatgtAGAAGCAATGTTGTTTATGAGATACTTTTTATATCCCCAGCAAacatacagagattccttgctttatatgGAGAGATGTATTTCAAGAATCCTATAAACACTCTTCTAACCATAtagataaaaatatttaatccaCTGAATTATGAAAAAAACCCTTTTAACCATTTAACCATTTTCCCAAATTTCAACTCAGTTTCCTATCCAGGTACCTAACAGGCtgccatctttgtttttattcagaaaGGAAAttgcttaaaaatattttccattagTCAGCAGACCAAATATTTTTCATCCAGATTTATCTAAAatacatcttttttctttcttaaatacAACCTCTCAGAATTCTGTAACATTGTCTGAAGGCTGCATAACAAATCCAGAAGTGGATCTTTGATTCATTATTTGAGCAATAATGTCTTGTGGATTGTAGATTGTAACTGAGGTCTAAACTCTGACATGAGGTGAAGTTCTGCTGCAGCAGAGTGAAAGATTTACCTGTTAGATTCACAACACGTTTCCACACTGGTCtaacctttttgtctttgacCATCAAAGTCACTTCCTCTTGGTTTATGGGGAGGAAAACCTCAAATGTTGGGTGGAAATTTGGAAGATACTCTGGGCAAAATTGTTCATGctgaaaacaagaaacaaaggGTAATTTTCATCCCTGTTGTAAAAAATGTATCTCGTACTCTGATTGTGAATCTATTTTCCAAAATTGtacataaaataattaagatTGTAACCATTAGAGGTGTTTTAGAACTGACTCACCTCAGGCTGTATTGTGGAGGCCTCATCACAGTGAACACTGTAACTTTGACCATTGATGAGATTACAGTCAGAAGAGCTCTCAATGTACTCAGCTTCTCCTTGTTTGGCTTTAACCTTCAGTgataagacatttttattatggCGTTTATTCTCAGATAGACAGTGACTTCTCTGCATTATTCATATTCTGTTCTTGTACATGCTGGACATCTATAGATGAATCTAGACGAGTTGTAGGTGGAAGTAAACAAGCCTCCGTCACTGTAATGTTTGTAAAGGATTTCCCTTTTTACCTGTCCAGGAGAAGCAGttttatgttgaaaatatagATAAAGTTATATGTTAATTATTTAAGTTAAGAAAATAtctcagaataacatgaaaaatatctgttaaaacaagaaaagtttataataaaaaactgagcaaatatttattttgtcatggtggcagcaacaCACTGCCATATGGAATACctagatatttaattttatattaatctAGCCCACTATTCAATATTCACACCAGCTGGTGCTGGTATCACAAGTGACACTGTGACAGACAATAATGTACTCCAGAGATAAcccagaaaaaaattaaaaacgaAGGAGCAATCTGAAGATTTCCAGTTCAGATCATTATTATTCTGAATTATTCTTACTATAGCTTGATAAGGTTTGGTAACAGGTATAGAGGAGTGAGGTGTAGCTGACTGTTCAGCCTGTTGTGGAAACAGCTGTGGTTTAAAGCATGAGTTCAGGCTGATGgtaagcacatactgtatgacagATAGTTTTATCTCGTCCAGAGGAATGTTGTCCTGCAGCAGAAATACATTGAGTATTCAATGATGTCTGCCTGGAGGTCAGAGGAACAGCAGAACCCAGCCATTAATTCGTATTGTGATGTTCAGAAATATAGCGAGATCCTGGACCAGGCCAAAGGCAGAGAGATGAGGGACGTTCACAACCACATGAGTGTCTGTAATCTCCAGCGGCTCCAGGAAGCTCATTCCATCATCAGCGATGTGGGCGACAGACAGCAGACCTTCAGGGGGCGGagctgtgaaaacacaaatttattttattaacaacAACCTCATTATAATATTAGTgctcattttatttgatttctagGACACTCAGTCTGGTGAGTGAAGAATTAAACAGTTTCCCAGGTCGGTCAAATCATCCAACATGACTGTCAGTGTTGGTGGGTGGGAAGTCTGTTAGTGTCGGTGCGCTAACAGGAGTCTTATCgttgttttaataaaactcaCAAAGCACAATTATCAGCTTACCATCCATGGTTTCACAGTGTGGCAGCTGGAGCTGACTGACAGCACTGTCAGGTGAAATATTCTGCATCTTATGTTTTGGTTACCTGTATGAAATGTTTGCAAACTCAGTCAGCACTTTGGGTCTGAAGTCCTAAAATGTAGAAAGTGACAACATTAGTTACAGAAACTGACCACCAGGACATGAACCTCACTGCTTCAGTTTCTACTCCACCTGCACTCTGTACTGTTTATTCATCACTTGGTTTGATTATCACTAGTTGTTCACGATTAAATGATCAGTTGCTCTTTAACTTTACATTCTTCAGTGAAAGATCCTGCAGGACTACGTTGGACAGCAGCTGGTGGTTTCACAGACGAGGAGGCAGAAATGAATTATGAGGAGTTtctgatggaggaggaaggagcagcgagtgagaggagaggaaacgaggaGAGTTTAGATGTAAGGAGTATTAACCTCTGGAGGAACCTGAGTCTGATCAATAAcaaattaataaacattttaaagtagAAAATGGACATTTGTATTGACTCTACCTCTCTGAACAACCTCTCTGGATCATCAGGATCCAGCTGATCCTCTCTGTTGTCCTCAGACACATTGAGGGTTGTGTTGGATGTGGACGGTCCTGAGAAGCAGACACATAGCAGATGTTAAACTCACTTCTGGAAATCCTTGTGGTCCAGTGGGTTAGACTCATACAGAAAGCTGCAACATAAAGTCACAATTTAAGGTTGGATAGAGACTTTCGCTACATGTTTCCTGTTAGTCTCTACTAGAAAACCTTCCAGTAAAAATGGcaaagaaatactgtaaaaaggTTCAGACAAAGcacatcagtcatttttcagtcaaaaccacgttttaacaaaaaaattcaCCCTAAAACCAAAGTTACATTCGATTTACAAAATGTCCATTAagtgtttttactgtattatttaaatCATTGCAGTGAAGAAAAGTTTCTTGTTTTGCACAAACTgtcaacaaacattttaattcatCATTCCATGACTTTGGACATTTGAACACAAGGACAAAATCCTGTCCTGAGATCAAATGTCCAGGAATACAAACAAGTACTATTTGAATCACCATTTTGTACgctaaaaatagaaatggctAACGTGTCAGCTTGCAGTCAAGCTAGTTCACATGAGGTGAAAAAATGGCTGGTGGTACTGGGACGGTTGTAACGCCTTGTTACAACCGTCCCTAAACCAAGTTTCATTTATGGGAGGCCTACATAAActggatggacagacagacagatagatagatagcaaaTTAAAGATATGATAATATACCATCAATGATTTTGAGGACATTATAAAGGGAACAAccacttttattattgattgtccAGTTTCTTGGCTGTTTTAACATTGACAAGAGACGATGATGACGCACCGGCAACATTAGCTACGTTCGCTAGCCAGCACGTTTatttacctttcttttttctttctctccctctctgccccaTCTTCCATCTTGCTGCTCAGTCATTTAGCCTCTAAATGCACTTACTGCCAAAAGAAACATGTAACTACTaacttttcctttctttctctctctctctaattctCCCGCCTGGCTGTCACAGCGCGCAGGGCCTGTTGAGTTcagggtcaaaaaaaaaaaaaaaaatctgcggTGATCCCGATTGCCAGTCCGGGCCTGATGGTTACATTGCAGGACCAGCCTTCAAAATTACGTCACTACCTGACAAGagttcattcatgttttccacaGTTGCATCCACAATCTTTCAATAATCCAATGATGACTCCCCATATCACCCACAGTGTGAAACCAGCCTCCAGGACTTCATGTGTATCTGTCCCATTACTTTTGAACGCCTGCAATTTAGGCACTATGTGTTAAAAGGTCTTAatctcccacacagttctttctatgTTGACATaaacctactcaaattaaagctgtgaCTTTAATGTGGtatcaattattttatcttaaatTGAATGTGTTGAGGCACAGAGCCTCTAGAACTAAAAGTGTTTATCTGCTCAAATACTGTCTGGACTGTTTCTAAAATTATgagaaatataaagaaacagGTTGTTTATCCTCATAGATCTGTTGTCTGGATGTAATATCATGTTTGACTCTTCCTGTGACTGACCTTCTGCTCCTGAGCTGATGTTTGGCAACTTCCTTACCAGATCATTCCTGATAACTGCAGAAAAGGAAAAACCGGCACCAATCTGGTCCAGTCAAACTAGACCCAAAGACAACATGCTGGATCACTGGGGTTTGATGCATTGCCAGTCAGATGGTGGATGAAGGTAAAGGCCTTGGTGTACAGACCCCAGACCACcttcatattcatattaatgagaaagtgtgtccactGTAGGTCTGCTGGTCTCATTGAACCAGGACCTTTACAAGTAATGAGTTGATTTCTAAACATCTGGTGACTCACAAACAAGCTGCTGAATGCTTTTTTAAGTGATTTACTTATTTCGAGGCTCTCAGAATTCAgagttttgattgatttttagtttttattttcagtactTTTTATCACATATTTATgagatgtgtgatgtgtagtaatgttgaattatttggtTCTGTACAGCAGCAGCTTTGTGTGTCAATAAAGTCTCATCTTATCTGTAACCAAGTGTGAAGTAGTTGAGAGTCCAAGAGGCTGTAAAAAGTTAAATGATCTCTTCTGGTTCTGGGGTTTCATCAGTGAGGAGGTTCAGGTATCTTGGGCTCTTGCTTCCCAGTAAGGGTAAGATGGAGAGTGAGACTAACAAATGACTGGTTGCAGCCAACAACAAGGATATGGCAGGTAAAAAAAGGaacagagttgttgttttttcatgttttcagccAGTTAACCAAATTTATTTCAGCTTGTGAATCATTAAAGAAATATTCTTTATCCTGCTGCTTTATCTTTTTTGATGGAGGTGGCTCCATAAAGAATGACAAATCAATCACTaacattattttacatgtttttgttaacaCATTACTATTAATAGAACACTGTAACTCATAACTCATGTAATAATGTATGAAATGCATGTGACGCTGCTTTTCAGATTCCTTCCACTAACTTACCTTTTGGTTCTGGGCAGAAGTTTTGTAAATGCTGCACCAGATCATTCCTGTTGATCTTTTCTAAAACCTTCACGGTCAGCTTCAGAGCTCCAGGACCCTGATGTTTCTGTATCATTGGATCCACTGTTTCCTGCCTTTCTGCTTTCTCCAGCTGAGCCACTGGGATGCCTTTAAAGCCCTCCAGGATGTTATCCTGCTCCAGGAACCACTTGAACTTTAGAAAGTCATCTTCAGTTAAGTCTTGCAGAGTTTTCAAGAGCTCCTCTTTAAGTTTCACTATTATGCCTCCTGCTGAAAATAagagacattttaaatatgaagGAAATGTATTCAGTTCTCATCTCATGACACTTTACCAGTATGACTTTTGTACATGTGcatattaaatgtaaatcatcTACTGCTTGAACAAACAGGTCACAACTTTggttattttcatagtttcagTCTTTCACCACTGCAGAACTCATGATAATCCACATAATCACATGAATTCTagctgaatacatttacatcCTCTGAGAaagcaaacaacaaatgttttgcAGCCACGTTCCAAGTGTGAGGcttttggtgtctgtgtttcatattaaatggttacatttcatatttacagtacttTCAGTGGACagtatcatgtttttatgaagtgctgccctctgctggtattacagcacatttaaggataaatttatatttttatctcaCATACCTCTACAGGAGTTCATGAATGGTCAGCTGATAACGTTGGACGCTGAGCTGTTTGTCCTGCGAAAACCTGAagggaaaataataatgatgagatTCTACACTTCACCATCGTCATTCCTGGTGCTTAAactggaggtcagaggtcagctgcTGATTATGTCATCCTGTCTTCTCTAGTTGAGCTAGATGCCAAAACctgcaaggcaagtttatttatacagcaaaTTTCATACACAAAGGCagtttaaagtgctttacacaatGTATAGTAGAGCATCATGATTGCctcctgttttcacatttcctGGAGTCTGCTCGACTTCTCTCCATCAGCTGAACATCAGGAAAGGAAGAAACTGTGGCTGTACCTCACAGcaagtatttttttctctgtcagatGTCTCTGAACAAGACACTGTTGAAGGATTCTTCCTCTTACTGCCTTACATGGAATGAGCTtctattatacattttttaaaaattatcttttttttttttttttttttttttttacagttttatgtgTCCTTGCTCACAGCTGGCCCAACATTCTCTAACCATCCAATCTCATCACTATGACCCCTTCAGACATAGAATCAGTAATACAGCCAGCGTCATGAATGCATAACTAAAGAGCACTCCACCAT
Protein-coding regions in this window:
- the LOC121888133 gene encoding NACHT, LRR and PYD domains-containing protein 3-like translates to MNSCRAGGIIVKLKEELLKTLQDLTEDDFLKFKWFLEQDNILEGFKGIPVAQLEKAERQETVDPMIQKHQGPGALKLTVKVLEKINRNDLVQHLQNFCPEPKGPSTSNTTLNVSEDNREDQLDPDDPERLFREDFRPKVLTEFANISYSSAP